In one Pseudomonas sp. SCA2728.1_7 genomic region, the following are encoded:
- a CDS encoding lipopolysaccharide kinase InaA family protein → MQLSELAGVGRTPQLPLTVTLADAAGSADLQLLSLLRVLPGQRYVGAGIWRGRPVLAKLLVGGKAARHFQRELEGVRLLAAQGMTTPLLLADGLQNGEGGWLLFDFLEGAESLGDAWAKVESLPVLADEQSAVLAEALGAIAQLHGKGLWQEDLHLDNLLRHGGQLYLIDGAGICAETAGQPLSRQKVLENLGVFFAQLPKALEPYTEELLVYYLLSNSEHALPLEALQKQIDKVRRWRLKDFLIKVGRECTLFSVQRGAFGLRAIRREEEPAMLPVLAQADALLDQGHLYKTGGAASVGKVQAGARTLVIKRYNIKGFAHWLKRFWRPSRAWHSWREGNRLAFLGIATPKPLAVLEKRFFWLRSRAYLVTEYLPGPDIIERFAPYVENGDAPEMELQALDRLFARLIDERISHGDFKGHNLFWQQDRWALIDLDSMCQHGSVGGFAPAYARDRARFMRNWPESSALYQVIDQRLPKDISSAA, encoded by the coding sequence ATGCAATTGTCCGAGCTGGCCGGTGTCGGGCGAACCCCGCAACTGCCGCTGACGGTGACTCTGGCCGATGCCGCTGGCAGTGCGGATCTGCAATTGCTCAGTCTGCTGCGAGTCCTGCCGGGGCAGCGTTACGTCGGCGCCGGTATCTGGCGCGGGCGTCCGGTGCTGGCCAAATTGCTGGTGGGCGGCAAGGCCGCGCGGCATTTTCAGCGTGAGCTGGAAGGCGTGCGCTTGCTGGCGGCGCAAGGTATGACGACACCGCTGCTGCTGGCCGATGGTTTGCAGAATGGCGAAGGTGGCTGGCTGCTGTTCGATTTCCTTGAAGGTGCCGAAAGCCTTGGTGATGCCTGGGCGAAAGTCGAGTCGCTGCCGGTACTGGCCGACGAGCAATCGGCGGTGTTGGCCGAGGCGCTGGGCGCCATTGCCCAGTTGCACGGCAAAGGGCTTTGGCAGGAAGACCTGCATCTGGACAATCTGCTGCGTCACGGCGGCCAGTTGTACTTGATTGATGGTGCCGGTATTTGTGCCGAGACCGCCGGTCAGCCGCTATCGCGGCAAAAAGTCCTGGAAAACCTCGGAGTGTTTTTCGCCCAGTTACCCAAGGCGCTCGAGCCGTACACTGAAGAATTGCTGGTGTATTACCTGTTGAGCAACAGCGAGCACGCGCTGCCGCTGGAAGCCTTGCAGAAGCAGATCGACAAAGTGCGCCGCTGGCGTTTGAAAGACTTTCTGATCAAGGTCGGTCGCGAATGCACGCTGTTCAGCGTGCAGCGTGGAGCGTTCGGACTGCGCGCGATTCGTCGCGAAGAAGAACCGGCCATGCTGCCGGTGCTTGCGCAGGCCGATGCGTTGCTTGATCAGGGGCATCTGTACAAGACCGGTGGTGCGGCGAGCGTCGGCAAGGTTCAGGCCGGTGCGCGTACGCTGGTGATCAAGCGCTACAACATCAAGGGCTTTGCCCATTGGCTCAAGCGTTTCTGGCGCCCGAGTCGCGCCTGGCATTCATGGCGCGAAGGCAATCGCCTGGCGTTTCTCGGTATCGCCACACCGAAACCGCTGGCGGTACTGGAGAAACGCTTTTTCTGGCTGCGCAGTCGGGCGTATCTGGTGACCGAGTACCTCCCCGGGCCGGACATCATCGAGCGTTTTGCGCCGTACGTTGAGAACGGTGACGCACCAGAAATGGAGCTGCAGGCGCTGGACCGATTGTTCGCGCGCTTGATTGACGAGCGCATCAGCCATGGCGACTTCAAGGGCCACAATCTGTTCTGGCAGCAGGATCGCTGGGCGCTGATCGATCTGGATTCGATGTGCCAGCATGGGTCTGTGGGCGGTTTTGCCCCGGCCTATGCCCGTGACCGTGCGCGATTCATGCGTAACTGGCCGGAAAGCAGCGCGTTGTATCAGGTTATTGATCAGCGTTTGCCGAAAGACATTTCCAGCGCGGCCTGA
- the rfaP gene encoding lipopolysaccharide core heptose(I) kinase RfaP, producing MKLMLAEPFKSLWAGRDPFAEVEGLQGEVYRELEARRTLRTEVDGNGFFVKIHRGIGWGEIFKNLLTAKLPVLGAGQEWKAIQRLQEVGVPTMTAVAYGEKGSNPADQHSFIVTEELAPTISLEDFSIDWIKQPPEPKLKRALIAEVARMTGMMHRAGVNHRDCYICHFLLHTDKPVTPEDFKLSVIDLHRAQTRAKITQRWRNKDLAALYFSALDIGLTRRDKLRFLKGYFQQPLRQILAEEAPLLNWLEGKANKLYERKQRYGDAL from the coding sequence ATGAAGTTGATGCTGGCTGAACCGTTCAAAAGCCTTTGGGCCGGGCGCGATCCGTTCGCCGAGGTCGAAGGCTTGCAGGGCGAGGTATACCGCGAGCTGGAAGCACGCCGGACACTGCGCACGGAAGTCGACGGCAACGGGTTTTTCGTCAAGATCCACCGTGGCATCGGCTGGGGCGAAATCTTCAAGAACCTGCTGACCGCCAAGCTGCCGGTACTCGGCGCGGGTCAAGAGTGGAAAGCCATCCAGCGTCTGCAGGAAGTCGGCGTGCCGACCATGACTGCCGTTGCGTACGGCGAGAAAGGCAGCAACCCGGCAGATCAGCACTCGTTCATCGTCACCGAAGAACTGGCGCCGACCATCAGCCTGGAAGACTTCAGCATCGACTGGATCAAGCAGCCGCCCGAGCCCAAGCTCAAGCGCGCGCTGATCGCCGAAGTCGCACGCATGACCGGCATGATGCACCGCGCCGGTGTCAATCACCGCGACTGCTACATCTGCCACTTCCTGCTGCACACCGATAAACCGGTGACGCCGGAAGATTTCAAACTCTCGGTGATCGACCTGCACCGTGCCCAGACCCGCGCGAAGATCACTCAGCGCTGGCGCAACAAGGATCTGGCGGCGCTGTATTTCTCCGCGCTGGACATCGGCCTGACCCGCCGCGACAAGCTGCGCTTTCTCAAGGGCTATTTCCAGCAGCCGCTGCGCCAGATCCTGGCGGAAGAAGCGCCGCTGCTGAACTGGCTCGAAGGCAAAGCCAACAAGCTCTATGAACGTAAGCAGCGTTACGGGGATGCGCTCTGA
- a CDS encoding glycosyltransferase family 4 protein, producing MQLAFVLYKYFPFGGLQRDFMRIALECQKRGHQIRVYTLIWEGDVPPGFEVLVAPVKAFFNHRRNEKLSAWMEADLAKRPVDRLIGFNKMPGLDVYYAADGCFEDKAQNLRNSLYRRWGRYRHFAEYERAVFAKDAKTEVLMISEVQQPLFIKHYDTPLERFHLLPPGIAQDRRRPADADEIRAGFRAEFNLKDDELLLVQIGSGFKTKGVDRSLKALAALPAELRKRTRLFVIGQDDPKLFQMQSATLGLGDNVTFLKGRSDIPRFLLGADLLIHPAYNENTGTVLLEALVAGLPVLVSAVCGYAHYIAEADAGRVLDEPFDQAQLTQYLTEMLNDDAARAAWSRNGLAFAETADLYSMPQHAADVILAEHA from the coding sequence ATGCAATTGGCATTCGTCCTGTACAAATATTTCCCGTTCGGCGGTTTGCAGCGCGATTTCATGCGCATCGCCCTCGAATGCCAGAAGCGCGGGCATCAGATTCGCGTCTACACGCTGATCTGGGAAGGCGACGTGCCGCCCGGTTTTGAGGTGCTGGTGGCGCCGGTCAAGGCATTCTTCAACCATCGTCGCAATGAAAAACTCAGTGCGTGGATGGAAGCGGATCTGGCCAAACGCCCAGTCGATCGCCTGATCGGTTTCAACAAGATGCCAGGGCTGGACGTCTATTACGCCGCCGACGGCTGCTTCGAAGACAAGGCGCAAAACCTGCGTAACTCGCTGTACCGCCGCTGGGGCCGTTATCGTCACTTCGCCGAGTACGAGCGCGCGGTGTTCGCCAAAGACGCGAAGACCGAAGTGTTGATGATTTCCGAAGTGCAGCAACCGCTGTTCATCAAGCATTACGACACGCCACTTGAGCGTTTCCATCTGCTGCCGCCAGGCATCGCCCAGGATCGTCGCCGCCCGGCGGATGCCGATGAGATTCGCGCCGGTTTTCGCGCTGAATTCAACCTCAAGGACGACGAACTGCTGCTGGTGCAGATCGGTTCGGGCTTCAAAACCAAAGGCGTCGATCGCAGCCTGAAAGCGCTGGCCGCATTGCCCGCTGAACTGAGAAAGCGTACCCGGCTGTTTGTAATCGGCCAGGATGACCCCAAATTGTTCCAGATGCAGAGCGCCACTTTGGGTCTGGGCGATAACGTCACGTTCCTGAAAGGGCGCAGCGATATCCCGCGCTTCCTGCTCGGCGCCGATCTGTTGATCCACCCGGCCTACAACGAAAATACCGGCACGGTGTTGCTCGAAGCGCTGGTCGCCGGTTTGCCGGTGCTGGTCAGCGCGGTCTGCGGTTACGCCCATTACATCGCCGAGGCGGACGCCGGGCGAGTGCTGGACGAGCCGTTTGATCAGGCGCAGCTGACGCAATACCTGACTGAAATGTTGAATGATGACGCTGCACGCGCGGCCTGGAGCCGCAATGGTCTGGCCTTCGCCGAGACGGCCGACCTCTACAGCATGCCGCAGCACGCGGCCGATGTGATTCTGGCGGAGCACGCTTAA
- a CDS encoding YceK/YidQ family lipoprotein, with protein sequence MTIKQAATLGIFSWVLAGCGSAMTVLQDDADVARDMRKQKTYCQSIPRIYSGLAFDFCVLNAPPDPSGFLVPFVLLDLPLSGVFDTVALPYTVYRQVTDGNLGIYWRKGGY encoded by the coding sequence TTGACCATCAAACAGGCTGCAACGCTGGGTATATTTTCATGGGTTCTGGCTGGCTGCGGCAGCGCCATGACCGTCTTGCAAGACGATGCCGACGTCGCTCGGGACATGCGCAAACAAAAAACCTACTGCCAATCCATTCCGCGTATTTACAGCGGTCTGGCCTTCGACTTCTGCGTGTTGAACGCGCCTCCCGATCCCAGCGGATTTCTTGTACCGTTCGTGCTGCTGGATCTGCCATTGTCCGGTGTATTCGATACAGTGGCGTTGCCCTATACGGTTTATCGTCAGGTCACCGACGGTAATCTTGGTATTTACTGGCGCAAGGGCGGTTATTGA
- a CDS encoding lipopolysaccharide kinase InaA family protein, whose protein sequence is MTDFLAAEDRALLERHGLGTFDALWAKQLEAVDEPNTARGGWSSVFRLDLEGQGYYLKRQSNYLTRTLHAPFGEPSFAREFRNISRYRKLGIPALQAAFFGERKVDGEVRAILLTRALDGWSDLESLLQRWAQLSAAQHSAILKACGLLARHLHGVRQVHGCFYPKHIFLRATGDGYQAQLIDLEKTRPLLFGMRDRIKDLEPLQRRAPEWNEAQLRELLAAYLDQPSDSSLLDSWLARLTARRSHKETR, encoded by the coding sequence ATGACTGATTTTCTCGCCGCTGAAGACCGCGCACTGCTTGAGCGCCATGGTCTCGGCACTTTCGACGCATTGTGGGCTAAACAGCTTGAAGCTGTGGATGAACCCAATACCGCCCGTGGTGGCTGGAGTAGCGTCTTCCGTCTGGACCTGGAGGGGCAGGGGTATTACCTCAAGCGCCAGAGCAATTACCTGACGCGCACTTTGCACGCGCCTTTCGGCGAGCCCAGTTTTGCCCGTGAGTTTCGTAACATCAGCCGCTATCGCAAGCTCGGCATACCGGCGCTGCAAGCGGCGTTCTTCGGTGAGCGCAAAGTCGACGGCGAAGTCCGCGCGATCCTGCTGACCCGGGCGCTCGATGGCTGGAGCGATCTGGAATCGCTGTTGCAGCGTTGGGCGCAACTCAGTGCTGCACAGCATTCAGCCATCCTCAAGGCTTGTGGCTTGCTGGCTCGGCATCTGCACGGTGTGCGTCAGGTGCACGGCTGTTTCTACCCCAAGCATATTTTTCTGCGGGCCACCGGTGACGGATATCAGGCGCAATTGATCGACCTGGAAAAAACCCGTCCTTTATTGTTCGGCATGCGTGACCGGATCAAGGATCTGGAGCCGCTGCAACGCCGCGCGCCGGAATGGAACGAGGCGCAGCTGCGTGAATTGCTCGCGGCTTATCTCGACCAGCCAAGCGATAGCTCGCTGCTCGACAGCTGGCTCGCCCGGCTGACCGCGCGCCGCAGTCACAAGGAGACGCGCTGA
- the waaC gene encoding lipopolysaccharide heptosyltransferase I, which yields MRVLLIKTSSLGDVIHALPALTDAARAIPGIKFDWVVEEGFAEIPTWHPAVGKVIPVAIRRWRKNIWKTITSGEWKRFKQSVRANKYDLVIDAQGLLKSAWLTRYVKAPVAGLDKGSAREPMASRFYDRKLAVARGQHAVERVRQLFAIALGYDLPKGLGDYGLNVERLVELPRRNAFVVFLHGTTWDTKHWPESYWRELTERVGYLGVGVKLPWGNPQEKARAERIAAGFKHAEVLPKLNLAGVGKVLAGAQACVAVDTGLGHLAAALDVPTISLFGPTNPGLTGAYGKLQIHLASDFPCAPCLQKKCTYQPTAQDARQFDLKREQPLCFTRLNPERVASRLSTLLMAEELR from the coding sequence TTGCGGGTACTGCTGATCAAGACTTCATCGCTGGGCGACGTGATTCATGCGTTGCCGGCGCTGACCGACGCCGCCCGGGCCATCCCCGGGATCAAGTTCGACTGGGTTGTGGAAGAAGGCTTCGCCGAGATCCCGACCTGGCACCCGGCCGTTGGAAAAGTGATTCCGGTGGCGATCCGCCGCTGGCGCAAAAACATCTGGAAAACCATCACCAGCGGCGAATGGAAACGCTTCAAGCAAAGCGTGCGCGCGAACAAATACGATTTGGTGATAGACGCCCAAGGCCTGCTGAAAAGCGCCTGGCTGACCCGTTACGTCAAAGCGCCGGTGGCCGGTCTCGACAAAGGTTCGGCCCGTGAGCCGATGGCTTCGCGTTTCTATGATCGCAAACTGGCTGTCGCCCGTGGTCAGCACGCCGTCGAGCGCGTGCGGCAGTTATTCGCCATCGCCCTCGGTTATGACCTGCCCAAAGGCCTTGGCGATTACGGTCTGAACGTCGAGCGTCTGGTCGAGCTGCCGCGCAGAAACGCCTTTGTGGTGTTCCTGCACGGCACCACGTGGGACACCAAACACTGGCCTGAAAGTTACTGGCGCGAACTGACTGAACGCGTCGGTTATCTCGGCGTCGGTGTGAAACTGCCGTGGGGCAACCCGCAGGAAAAGGCCCGCGCCGAACGCATCGCCGCGGGTTTCAAACACGCCGAAGTGCTGCCGAAACTGAATCTGGCCGGCGTCGGCAAAGTTCTCGCCGGAGCGCAGGCTTGCGTGGCGGTGGACACCGGTCTCGGCCACTTGGCCGCGGCGCTGGATGTGCCGACCATTTCGCTGTTCGGCCCGACCAATCCGGGCCTGACCGGCGCCTACGGCAAATTGCAGATTCACCTGGCCAGCGATTTCCCGTGCGCGCCGTGCCTGCAAAAGAAATGTACCTATCAACCGACCGCGCAGGATGCCCGTCAGTTTGACCTGAAGCGTGAACAGCCATTGTGCTTCACGCGTCTGAACCCCGAGCGTGTCGCCAGCCGACTGAGCACGTTGTTAATGGCTGAGGAGCTGCGCTGA
- the waaF gene encoding lipopolysaccharide heptosyltransferase II produces the protein MNILIVGPSWVGDMVMAQTLFQCLKQRHPQCEIDVLAPEWSRPILERMPEVRKALSFPLGHGALELATRRRIGKSLRGQYDQAILLPNSLKSALVPFFAGIPKRTGWRGEFRYGLLNDVRTLDKERYPLMIERFMALAYEANAELPKPYPRPSLQIDPVTREAALAKFALTLDRPVLALCPGAEFGESKRWPSEHYAKVAEARIREGWQVWLFGSKNDHAVGEDIRARLIPGLREESVNLSGGTSLAEAIDLMSCADAVVSNDSGLMHVAAALNRPLVAVYGSTSPGFTPPLAEHVEVVRLGLDCSPCFDRTCRFGHYNCLRQLMPDAVNDALQKLQGSVVEVH, from the coding sequence ATGAATATTCTGATCGTTGGGCCCAGTTGGGTCGGTGACATGGTGATGGCGCAGACACTGTTTCAGTGTCTCAAACAGCGCCACCCGCAATGCGAAATCGACGTGCTGGCCCCAGAGTGGAGCCGGCCGATCCTTGAGCGCATGCCCGAAGTACGCAAGGCTTTGAGCTTCCCGCTCGGCCACGGCGCGCTGGAATTGGCGACGCGTCGGCGCATCGGCAAATCCCTGCGCGGCCAGTACGATCAGGCGATCCTGCTGCCCAACTCGCTGAAGTCGGCGCTGGTGCCGTTTTTTGCCGGCATCCCGAAGCGCACCGGCTGGCGCGGCGAATTCCGCTACGGCTTGCTCAATGATGTGCGCACTCTCGACAAAGAACGTTATCCGCTGATGATCGAGCGTTTCATGGCTTTGGCCTACGAAGCGAACGCCGAGCTGCCGAAACCGTATCCACGTCCGAGCCTGCAAATCGACCCGGTGACCCGCGAAGCGGCGCTGGCCAAATTTGCTCTGACCCTCGATCGTCCGGTGTTGGCCCTGTGCCCCGGCGCCGAGTTCGGCGAGTCCAAGCGCTGGCCGTCCGAGCATTACGCCAAAGTCGCCGAGGCGCGCATTCGCGAAGGCTGGCAGGTGTGGCTGTTCGGCTCGAAAAACGATCACGCCGTCGGCGAAGATATACGCGCACGTTTGATCCCGGGCCTGCGTGAAGAATCGGTCAACCTCAGTGGCGGCACCTCGCTGGCCGAGGCCATCGACTTGATGTCCTGCGCTGACGCGGTGGTCTCCAACGATTCCGGTCTGATGCACGTTGCCGCCGCGCTGAACCGGCCACTGGTCGCCGTCTACGGCTCGACCTCGCCGGGTTTCACTCCGCCGCTGGCCGAGCACGTTGAAGTCGTCCGTCTGGGCCTCGATTGCAGCCCGTGCTTCGACCGTACCTGCCGCTTCGGCCATTACAACTGCCTGCGCCAGCTGATGCCGGACGCGGTCAACGATGCCTTGCAGAAGTTGCAGGGCTCTGTGGTCGAGGTTCATTAA
- a CDS encoding lipopolysaccharide kinase InaA family protein, which yields MAGWTLEPQYSELAEDFGSLEAVFALQGERLTRDPLSEVIRVQRNGVNYYVKRYVGAGKGLRRYLGKPRVKMEWQNLKRFAKWGIPTAEVVAWGLERRGAAYDRGAMITRELPHTEDLSALAERKDPKLKDRAWVDAVSRQLAGYTRTMHDQRFTHNDLKWRNLLIDDQARIFLIDCPNGEFWRGFWLKYRITKDLACLDKLAKYHLSNTQRLRFYKQYRQCDRLDSADKKRIRHVVRFFEGRE from the coding sequence ATGGCGGGTTGGACTCTCGAGCCGCAATACAGCGAGCTCGCCGAAGACTTCGGCAGCCTCGAAGCGGTATTTGCGTTGCAGGGCGAACGCCTGACCCGTGACCCGCTGTCGGAAGTGATTCGCGTGCAGCGCAACGGCGTCAACTATTACGTCAAGCGCTATGTCGGCGCCGGTAAAGGCTTGCGCCGCTACCTCGGCAAGCCGCGAGTGAAGATGGAGTGGCAGAACCTCAAGCGCTTTGCCAAGTGGGGCATTCCCACCGCTGAAGTGGTGGCCTGGGGCCTGGAACGACGCGGTGCGGCGTATGACCGTGGCGCGATGATCACCCGCGAACTGCCGCACACCGAAGACCTCTCGGCGCTCGCTGAGCGCAAGGATCCGAAACTCAAGGATCGCGCCTGGGTCGACGCTGTCAGTCGGCAACTGGCCGGTTATACCCGGACGATGCATGATCAGCGATTTACCCATAACGATCTGAAATGGCGCAACCTGTTGATCGATGACCAGGCGCGGATATTTCTGATCGATTGCCCCAACGGCGAGTTCTGGCGCGGCTTCTGGCTCAAGTATCGGATCACCAAGGATCTGGCCTGTCTCGATAAACTCGCCAAATACCACCTGTCCAATACCCAACGCCTGCGCTTTTATAAGCAATACCGCCAGTGCGATCGGCTTGATAGCGCTGACAAGAAACGGATCCGGCACGTGGTGAGATTTTTCGAGGGACGCGAATGA
- the glnE gene encoding bifunctional [glutamate--ammonia ligase]-adenylyl-L-tyrosine phosphorylase/[glutamate--ammonia-ligase] adenylyltransferase: MTLPVLAELPAILLPLVTRSEQSFRTAVAALEDDHGLANWTPERWAQFARVTAASEFVIEQSVRDPLMLLALVQSGELDRAFAPGELCAQIAAAVNAAQSEDELGRALRRQRARHQVRIIWRDLTRQADLVQTCRDLSDMADATIDQAYQWLYSRHCEQFGTPTGRRSGEPQQMVILGMGKLGAVELNLSSDIDLIFAYPEGGETVGVKRSLDNQEFFIRLGQRLIKALDPMTVDGFVFRVDMRLRPYGSSGALVLSFNALEQYYQDQGRDWERYAMIKARVVAGDQVAGAQLLDMLRPFVYRRYLDFSAIEALRTMKQLIQQEVRRKGMADNIKLGSGGIREVEFIAQAFQLIHGGRDLSLQQRPLLKVLSTLEGQGYLPPAVISELREGYEFLRYTEHAIQAIADRQTQMLPDGAQDQARIAFMLGFVGWDAFHEKLMFWRGRVAWHFAQVIADPDEDEGAESEVVVGGEWLPLWEEAQDEEAACRQLEEGGFADASKALKALAGLRSSPQLRAMQRLGRERLDAFIPRLLAQAVEHANPDLVLERVLPLVEAVARRSAYLVLLTENPGALRRLLTLCAASPWIAEQITRFPLLMDELLNEGRLFKPPLAPELAAELRERLTRIPEDDLEQQMEALRHFKLAHRLRVAASEIAGSLPLMKVSDYLTWLAEAILEQVLALAWRQTVAKYGTPLRTDGTLCDPGFIIVGYGKVGGLELGHGSDLDLVFIHDGDPQAETDGPKSIDGAQFFTRLGQRIIHLLTAQTNSGQLYEVDMRLRPSGASGLLVSSLGAFARYQENEAWTWEHQALVRARVLVGSQDVGQAFEKVRAQVLGKPRDLAKLQQEVSEMRAKMRDNLGTKSTAAGTAANAFDATAPFDLKQDAGGIVDIEFMVQYAALAWSQSHPPLLRWTDNIRILEELEHEGLMPAEDASLLREAYKAYRSAAHRQALQKDAGVIPGDQFVEERRQVLRIWRELGLS, translated from the coding sequence ATGACCCTGCCCGTGCTTGCCGAACTGCCCGCCATTCTCCTGCCGTTGGTCACTCGATCCGAGCAGTCGTTCCGTACGGCTGTCGCCGCGCTGGAAGACGATCACGGCTTGGCGAACTGGACGCCAGAGCGCTGGGCGCAGTTCGCCCGCGTCACCGCTGCCAGCGAATTCGTCATTGAACAGAGCGTTCGTGACCCTTTGATGTTGCTTGCGCTGGTGCAGTCCGGCGAACTCGACCGGGCCTTTGCGCCGGGTGAATTGTGCGCGCAGATTGCCGCCGCGGTGAACGCCGCCCAGAGTGAAGACGAACTCGGTCGCGCCTTGCGTCGTCAGCGTGCTCGCCATCAAGTGCGAATCATCTGGCGTGACCTCACGCGTCAGGCCGATCTGGTGCAGACCTGCCGCGATCTTTCGGACATGGCCGACGCGACCATCGACCAGGCTTATCAATGGTTGTACAGCCGCCATTGCGAACAGTTCGGTACGCCGACCGGCCGCCGCAGCGGTGAGCCGCAGCAAATGGTTATCCTCGGCATGGGCAAGCTCGGCGCCGTCGAGTTGAACCTGTCTTCCGACATCGATTTGATCTTCGCTTACCCCGAGGGCGGTGAAACGGTGGGCGTGAAGCGCTCGCTGGATAATCAGGAATTTTTCATTCGCCTCGGCCAGCGCCTGATCAAGGCGCTGGACCCGATGACCGTTGACGGTTTCGTCTTCCGTGTCGACATGCGCCTGCGCCCGTACGGCTCGTCCGGCGCGCTGGTGCTGAGCTTCAATGCGCTGGAGCAGTATTACCAGGATCAGGGCCGCGACTGGGAACGCTACGCGATGATCAAGGCGCGGGTGGTGGCCGGCGATCAGGTGGCGGGCGCGCAGTTGCTCGACATGCTGCGCCCGTTCGTTTACCGCCGTTACCTCGACTTCTCGGCGATCGAAGCGCTGCGCACCATGAAGCAGTTGATCCAGCAGGAAGTGCGGCGCAAGGGCATGGCCGACAACATCAAACTTGGCTCGGGTGGCATCCGTGAGGTCGAGTTCATCGCTCAGGCCTTTCAGTTGATCCACGGTGGCCGCGACTTGAGCCTGCAACAGCGTCCTCTATTAAAGGTGCTGAGTACGCTGGAAGGGCAGGGCTATCTGCCGCCGGCAGTGATCAGTGAATTGCGCGAGGGCTACGAATTTCTCCGTTACACCGAGCACGCCATTCAGGCGATCGCCGACCGCCAAACGCAGATGCTGCCGGATGGCGCGCAGGATCAGGCGCGCATCGCCTTCATGCTCGGCTTCGTCGGTTGGGATGCTTTCCACGAAAAACTGATGTTCTGGCGCGGTCGTGTCGCTTGGCACTTCGCTCAGGTGATCGCCGATCCCGATGAAGATGAAGGCGCCGAAAGTGAAGTGGTGGTCGGCGGTGAATGGCTGCCACTGTGGGAAGAGGCGCAGGACGAAGAAGCGGCGTGCCGGCAGTTGGAGGAGGGTGGTTTTGCTGACGCGAGCAAAGCCCTGAAAGCGCTGGCCGGATTGCGCAGCAGCCCGCAATTGCGCGCGATGCAGCGGTTGGGGCGTGAGCGGCTCGATGCGTTTATTCCGCGTCTGTTGGCGCAGGCAGTTGAGCACGCCAACCCGGATCTGGTACTTGAACGTGTGCTGCCGCTGGTTGAAGCAGTGGCTCGGCGTTCGGCTTATCTGGTCTTGTTGACGGAGAACCCCGGTGCGCTGCGGCGCTTGCTGACGTTATGCGCGGCGAGCCCGTGGATCGCAGAGCAGATCACTCGCTTCCCGCTGCTGATGGATGAATTGCTTAACGAAGGGCGTTTGTTCAAACCGCCCTTGGCGCCAGAGCTGGCCGCTGAATTGCGCGAGCGGCTGACGCGGATTCCCGAAGATGACCTCGAACAACAAATGGAAGCCCTGCGCCATTTCAAACTGGCGCACCGCTTGCGCGTCGCTGCTTCGGAAATCGCCGGCAGTCTGCCGCTGATGAAAGTCAGCGATTACCTGACCTGGCTGGCCGAGGCGATTCTTGAGCAAGTGCTGGCTCTGGCCTGGCGCCAGACCGTGGCCAAGTACGGTACGCCGCTGCGCACCGACGGCACATTGTGCGATCCCGGCTTCATCATTGTCGGTTATGGCAAGGTCGGCGGTCTGGAACTGGGGCATGGTTCGGACCTGGACCTGGTGTTTATCCACGACGGCGATCCGCAGGCGGAAACCGATGGGCCGAAGTCGATCGATGGCGCGCAGTTCTTCACGCGACTCGGGCAGCGGATCATTCACCTGCTGACGGCGCAGACCAACTCCGGTCAGCTCTATGAAGTGGACATGCGTCTGCGCCCATCCGGTGCTTCAGGGCTGTTGGTGAGTTCGCTCGGCGCGTTTGCCCGCTATCAGGAAAATGAAGCCTGGACGTGGGAGCATCAGGCTTTGGTGCGTGCGCGGGTGCTGGTCGGCAGTCAGGATGTCGGTCAGGCGTTCGAGAAGGTTCGTGCCCAGGTGCTGGGCAAGCCGCGTGATCTGGCGAAGCTGCAACAGGAAGTCAGCGAGATGCGCGCAAAGATGCGCGACAACCTCGGCACCAAGAGCACCGCAGCCGGGACGGCAGCAAATGCCTTCGACGCCACGGCGCCATTCGACCTCAAGCAGGACGCCGGTGGTATCGTCGATATTGAATTTATGGTGCAATACGCGGCTCTGGCGTGGTCGCAAAGCCACCCGCCACTGCTGCGCTGGACCGATAACATCCGCATTCTGGAAGAGCTGGAGCACGAAGGGCTGATGCCTGCCGAAGATGCCAGCCTGTTGCGCGAGGCCTATAAAGCCTACCGCTCCGCCGCCCACCGGCAGGCCTTGCAGAAGGATGCCGGGGTGATACCGGGCGATCAGTTTGTCGAAGAACGGCGGCAGGTTTTGCGGATCTGGCGTGAGTTGGGGCTAAGCTGA